One segment of Gammaproteobacteria bacterium DNA contains the following:
- the dusA gene encoding tRNA dihydrouridine(20/20a) synthase DusA: MLNRLISIAPMLDWTDRHCRFFLRLLSRRIVLYTEMTTTGAVLHGDRQRILAYDPAEHPLALQLGGSDPDELAQCARIAADWGYDEVNLNVGCPSDRVQSGRFGACLMAEPALVTECVAAMRAAVELPITVKTRIGIDRRDSYEELADFVGQIATGGCQVFIIHARKAWLQGLSPRENREIPPLRYGVVHRLKQDFPGLTIVLNGGLRTLDQIAEQLRQVDGVMIGRAAYENPYWLAGVDARFFGSDAPPPSRHQIIEALLPYIERQLRQGTPLHCITRHTLGLFHGVPGARAWRRTLSERACRRGAGVKVVEGACNWPLQEGQDIQSCSIHSDR; the protein is encoded by the coding sequence ATGTTAAACCGTCTGATCTCGATTGCCCCTATGCTCGATTGGACGGATCGACATTGTCGGTTTTTTTTGCGGCTGCTCAGCCGTCGGATAGTGCTTTACACCGAGATGACGACGACCGGTGCGGTGTTGCACGGCGATCGGCAACGTATACTGGCTTATGACCCGGCTGAACATCCCTTGGCCCTGCAATTGGGCGGCAGCGATCCCGATGAATTGGCGCAGTGCGCAAGGATTGCAGCGGATTGGGGTTACGATGAAGTTAATCTGAATGTCGGCTGTCCTAGCGACCGGGTGCAATCCGGCCGATTTGGCGCCTGTCTGATGGCAGAGCCGGCTTTGGTCACGGAGTGCGTCGCGGCGATGCGGGCGGCAGTGGAGCTACCTATCACAGTGAAGACCCGGATCGGTATTGACAGACGAGACTCCTATGAGGAGTTGGCGGATTTTGTCGGTCAGATAGCGACAGGCGGTTGTCAGGTCTTTATCATTCATGCGCGCAAGGCTTGGCTACAGGGTTTAAGTCCCAGGGAAAACCGGGAAATTCCGCCCCTGCGTTATGGGGTTGTGCATCGCCTGAAACAGGATTTTCCCGGACTGACGATCGTGTTAAATGGAGGATTGAGGACCCTGGATCAGATTGCGGAACAGTTGCGGCAAGTCGATGGGGTGATGATCGGGCGAGCGGCTTATGAGAACCCGTATTGGCTGGCCGGGGTAGATGCGCGGTTTTTCGGTTCGGATGCGCCGCCGCCGAGTCGTCATCAGATCATTGAAGCGCTGCTTCCTTATATAGAGAGACAGCTGCGGCAGGGAACGCCATTGCACTGCATAACCCGGCATACTTTGGGACTGTTTCATGGCGTACCGGGCGCGCGGGCGTGGCGGCGGACATTGAGTGAGCGGGCCTGCCGGCGCGGCGCTGGAGTGAAGGTCGTCGAGGGCGCTTGCAACTGGCCGCTGCAAGAAGGCCAAGATATCCAATCTTGCTCAATTCACAGCGACCGGTAA
- the ffh gene encoding signal recognition particle protein yields the protein MFENLSERLLRTIKNLRGQGRLTEDNIKDALREVRMALLEADVALPVVREFINRVRERAVGGEVLLSLTPGQVLIKIVHEELIRTMGEANAELNLRTQPPAVVLMAGLQGSGKTTSVAKLARWIKEHQRKKAMVVSCDVYRPAAIEQLRKLASEVGAEFFPSDPGQEPEAIARQALEHARLHGMDALIVDTAGRLHVDEQMMAEIQRLHVVLEPIETLFVVDSMTGQDAANTAQAFNAALPLTGVVLTKTDGDARGGAALSIRQITGQPIKFLGVGEKTAALEPFFPDRVASRILGMGDVLSLVEEMERKVDKEKALKLAQKVQKGKGFDLEDFREQMEQMMGMGGIAGLLEKMPGFNAAPSALKEQATDKEVKRLIAIINSMTPGERRFPDIIKGSRKRRIAAGSGTQIQDVNRLLKQFSQAQKMMKKMKGGGMMKMMRGLQGRLPPGSLPPMKF from the coding sequence ATGTTTGAAAATCTCAGCGAACGACTGCTCCGCACCATTAAGAACCTGCGTGGCCAGGGCCGCCTGACCGAGGACAATATCAAGGACGCCTTGCGCGAAGTTCGCATGGCGCTCCTGGAGGCCGACGTGGCGTTACCCGTCGTGCGCGAATTCATCAATCGGGTGCGCGAACGGGCTGTTGGCGGGGAGGTGCTGCTCAGCCTGACCCCTGGCCAAGTGTTGATCAAGATCGTTCATGAAGAACTGATCCGCACGATGGGCGAGGCCAATGCTGAATTGAATCTGCGAACGCAACCGCCGGCGGTAGTGCTCATGGCCGGTCTGCAAGGCTCAGGCAAGACCACCAGCGTCGCCAAGCTGGCCCGCTGGATTAAGGAGCATCAGCGCAAGAAGGCGATGGTGGTCAGCTGCGACGTGTATCGACCGGCGGCCATCGAACAGTTGCGCAAGCTGGCCAGCGAGGTCGGCGCTGAATTCTTCCCCAGCGATCCAGGGCAAGAACCTGAAGCCATTGCCCGCCAGGCTCTGGAGCATGCTCGCTTGCACGGGATGGATGCGTTGATTGTTGATACTGCAGGTCGTCTGCATGTCGATGAGCAAATGATGGCGGAAATCCAGCGGCTGCATGTTGTGCTGGAGCCAATTGAAACTTTGTTCGTGGTCGACAGCATGACCGGTCAGGACGCTGCTAACACGGCTCAGGCCTTCAACGCCGCGCTACCGTTGACCGGGGTGGTGTTGACCAAAACTGACGGTGATGCGCGTGGCGGCGCGGCGTTGTCGATCCGCCAGATTACCGGCCAACCGATCAAATTTCTGGGCGTGGGCGAAAAGACCGCTGCGCTGGAGCCATTTTTCCCCGACCGGGTGGCTTCCCGGATTCTTGGCATGGGCGATGTCCTGAGCCTAGTGGAGGAAATGGAGCGCAAGGTCGACAAGGAGAAAGCGCTCAAACTGGCTCAGAAAGTTCAAAAAGGCAAAGGTTTTGATCTGGAGGATTTTCGTGAACAAATGGAGCAAATGATGGGCATGGGCGGCATTGCCGGGTTGCTGGAGAAAATGCCGGGGTTCAACGCCGCGCCGTCCGCGCTCAAGGAGCAGGCGACTGATAAAGAGGTCAAGCGCTTAATTGCCATCATTAATTCCATGACGCCGGGGGAGCGCCGCTTCCCGGATATTATCAAAGGCTCGCGCAAACGCCGGATCGCAGCCGGTTCGGGAACCCAGATTCAGGATGTGAATCGTCTGCTCAAGCAATTCAGCCAGGCGCAAAAGATGATGAAGAAGATGAAAGGCGGCGGCATGATGAAGATGATGCGCGGCTTGCAGGGCCGGTTACCGCCAGGCAGTTTGCCGCCGATGAAGTTTTAA
- the glmU gene encoding bifunctional UDP-N-acetylglucosamine diphosphorylase/glucosamine-1-phosphate N-acetyltransferase GlmU produces the protein MQQLSVLILAAGQGKRMVSDLPKVLHRLGGSPLLAHVLTAAHQLENAATRVVVYGHGGEAVRAAFTDEPNLLWVEQVERLGTGHAVAQALPLLDDAGITLVLYGDVPLIQSETLQPLVDEARRGRLALLTAELDSPTGYGRIVRDDQGQVQRIVEEKDATASERCLSEINTGILAVSTTKLRSWVAELRNDNAQGEYYLTDIIALAVRDGVPVEPFTVTGPLEVQGVNDRRQLAELERYYQRRQAEKLMQEGATLLDPARVDVRGVLAAGRDVVIDVNVVFEGTVRLGNRVKIGPFCVLKDAVIGDDVEILSHCWIDGAEVGPGSQIGPFARLRPETRLAAGVHIGNFVETKKTHISPGSKVNHLTYLGDAEIGAGVNVGAGTITCNYDGANKHKTVIEDDAFIGSNSSLVAPVRIGRGATIGAGSSVSRDVPEGSLCLTRAPRKEVTNWQRPVKSKKL, from the coding sequence ATGCAACAGCTTTCAGTGTTGATTCTGGCCGCTGGGCAAGGCAAGCGAATGGTGTCGGATTTGCCCAAGGTGTTACACCGCTTGGGAGGCAGTCCCCTATTAGCCCATGTGCTGACCGCCGCTCACCAGCTTGAGAACGCCGCCACCCGGGTTGTCGTGTATGGACACGGCGGTGAGGCGGTGCGCGCTGCCTTTACCGACGAACCTAATCTGTTGTGGGTTGAACAGGTGGAACGACTGGGCACCGGACATGCGGTGGCGCAGGCCCTGCCCCTGCTTGATGATGCGGGAATTACGTTGGTGCTGTATGGCGATGTGCCCCTAATCCAGTCTGAGACCCTGCAGCCGCTGGTCGATGAGGCCCGGCGAGGTCGGCTGGCGCTGCTGACAGCTGAATTGGATAGCCCGACGGGCTATGGGCGCATCGTCCGTGATGATCAAGGTCAGGTCCAGCGCATTGTCGAAGAGAAAGACGCCACTGCTTCAGAACGTTGCCTGTCCGAGATCAATACCGGGATTCTGGCGGTTTCCACTACAAAGTTGCGGAGTTGGGTTGCTGAGCTGCGTAACGACAATGCACAGGGTGAGTATTATTTAACCGATATCATCGCGCTCGCTGTGCGGGATGGCGTGCCGGTCGAGCCATTCACGGTGACTGGCCCGCTTGAAGTCCAGGGTGTCAACGATCGCCGGCAACTCGCCGAATTGGAGCGTTACTACCAGCGCCGGCAGGCGGAAAAGCTGATGCAGGAGGGCGCAACTTTGCTCGATCCAGCCCGAGTCGATGTGCGCGGCGTTCTCGCGGCCGGACGGGATGTGGTGATCGATGTGAATGTCGTATTCGAGGGAACGGTGCGTTTGGGCAACCGAGTCAAAATTGGGCCGTTTTGCGTATTGAAGGATGCGGTCATCGGCGACGATGTGGAAATTCTCTCGCATTGCTGGATCGACGGCGCGGAAGTCGGGCCGGGTTCACAGATTGGGCCATTCGCTCGCCTGCGGCCGGAAACCCGCCTGGCGGCGGGCGTGCATATCGGCAATTTCGTCGAGACCAAGAAGACCCATATCAGCCCCGGCTCCAAGGTCAACCATCTGACTTATCTGGGAGATGCCGAGATTGGCGCCGGAGTCAACGTCGGCGCCGGCACTATCACTTGTAATTATGATGGCGCCAACAAACACAAGACGGTCATCGAAGATGACGCCTTTATCGGCTCTAACAGTTCGCTGGTGGCCCCGGTGCGAATTGGCCGGGGCGCGACCATTGGCGCCGGGTCATCCGTCAGCCGTGATGTGCCGGAGGGCAGCCTGTGTCTGACGCGCGCGCCGCGCAAGGAAGTGACAAACTGGCAACGACCAGTCAAGTCGAAGAAGCTTTGA
- a CDS encoding sigma-54-dependent Fis family transcriptional regulator: MRKLLILSTGTVEETLLQKIAAADWEIYWADEVTPARALLTEHQFEVGLGILFSCESERSIQWLTDLILARRKMQWVLALSRQCIDRKQLSSIVTERCYDYHTLPVDAQRLVVTLGHAYGMATLGESTLRQQHELESQYGMIGNSAVMQTLFRGIQKAAEVDVPVLITGESGTGKEQTARSIHDYSARAVSPFAVMNCAALAPNLIQSELFGHEKGAFPGANERHVGLMESANGGTVFLDEIGDLAPELQANLLRFLEEKKIRRVGGTKPIPSDVRLITATNTNLEQSVQEGRFREDLYYRLNVLHLRTPALRERKADVELLSRHFFTKFSAETRTSAKGFSRDALEVINRYDWPGNVRDLMNRIRRAVLLSEGPYIVPTDLELERRTDIREFVTLDEARMAADRDVIQATLLRTRFNIARAAQELGVSRMTLYRLMEKYDIRRDSM, encoded by the coding sequence ATGCGCAAGCTTCTAATTCTGAGCACGGGAACAGTTGAGGAGACGCTACTCCAAAAGATTGCGGCGGCTGACTGGGAAATCTATTGGGCCGACGAAGTCACCCCAGCTAGAGCCTTGTTGACGGAACATCAGTTCGAAGTCGGACTGGGCATCCTGTTCAGCTGTGAATCCGAGCGATCCATTCAATGGCTGACTGATCTGATCCTGGCCCGTCGCAAGATGCAATGGGTGCTGGCTTTATCTCGCCAATGCATTGATCGCAAGCAGCTTTCCAGTATCGTCACCGAACGCTGCTACGATTACCATACGTTGCCGGTTGACGCGCAACGCCTCGTCGTTACCCTGGGACATGCCTACGGTATGGCCACTCTAGGCGAGAGCACCCTTCGGCAACAGCACGAGCTGGAATCACAATACGGAATGATTGGCAACAGCGCCGTCATGCAAACGCTGTTTCGCGGGATTCAGAAAGCCGCGGAGGTCGATGTGCCGGTGCTGATTACCGGCGAGAGCGGCACCGGCAAGGAGCAGACCGCCCGTTCCATCCATGATTATTCAGCCCGGGCGGTGTCGCCGTTCGCGGTGATGAACTGTGCAGCCCTGGCGCCGAACCTGATTCAATCCGAACTGTTCGGACATGAGAAAGGCGCGTTCCCTGGCGCCAACGAACGTCATGTTGGTCTGATGGAATCGGCGAATGGCGGCACGGTGTTTCTGGACGAAATCGGCGACTTGGCTCCAGAACTGCAAGCGAATCTGTTGCGGTTTCTGGAAGAGAAGAAAATTCGCCGGGTGGGCGGCACCAAGCCGATTCCCAGCGATGTCCGGCTGATTACCGCAACCAACACCAATCTCGAACAATCCGTGCAGGAAGGCCGGTTTCGCGAGGATTTATATTATCGGCTGAATGTATTGCACTTGCGCACGCCTGCCCTGCGCGAGCGCAAGGCTGATGTCGAACTCCTGTCCCGGCACTTCTTCACCAAGTTTTCCGCAGAAACGCGCACCTCAGCCAAAGGGTTCAGCCGCGATGCACTGGAAGTGATCAATCGCTATGATTGGCCAGGCAACGTTCGGGATTTGATGAATCGGATTCGCCGTGCGGTGTTGTTGAGCGAAGGTCCCTACATCGTTCCCACTGATCTGGAGCTGGAGCGGCGCACTGACATTCGCGAGTTTGTGACCCTGGATGAAGCGCGGATGGCGGCGGATCGCGACGTGATACAAGCAACCTTGTTGCGGACGCGCTTTAACATTGCCCGCGCTGCGCAAGAGCTAGGTGTGTCGCGCATGACCCTCTACCGCTTGATGGAGAAATACGATATCCGGCGGGATAGTATGTGA
- the pgsA gene encoding CDP-diacylglycerol--glycerol-3-phosphate 3-phosphatidyltransferase: MRLNLPTLLTLLRIALIPVFVGVFFLSFRGANLLCTALFGLAALTDWLDGYLARRWNQTSAFGAFLDPVADKLMVTTALVLLVQAIPTPLMAIAAAVIIGREIAISALREWMAQIGDHGRVAVSMIGKFKTTAQMVAVLLLLYREPVGLFPTLKAGLGLLVVAAVLTLWSMFHYLAAAWPAFRRQ; this comes from the coding sequence ATGCGATTGAATCTGCCGACTTTATTAACGCTGTTGCGCATTGCCCTGATTCCGGTATTCGTCGGCGTCTTTTTCCTGTCGTTTCGCGGCGCCAATCTGCTTTGCACCGCCCTGTTTGGGTTGGCGGCGCTGACTGACTGGCTGGATGGCTATCTGGCGCGGCGCTGGAATCAGACCTCAGCGTTTGGCGCGTTTCTCGATCCAGTTGCCGACAAGCTGATGGTGACGACAGCGCTGGTGTTGTTGGTGCAAGCGATTCCGACGCCATTGATGGCGATTGCGGCGGCAGTGATCATTGGGCGGGAAATCGCTATTTCGGCGCTGCGGGAGTGGATGGCGCAGATTGGCGATCATGGGCGGGTCGCGGTCTCCATGATCGGCAAGTTCAAGACTACTGCGCAAATGGTGGCAGTGTTGCTGTTGTTGTATCGGGAGCCGGTCGGATTGTTTCCGACACTCAAAGCAGGGCTGGGTTTGCTGGTGGTTGCTGCAGTGTTGACGCTATGGTCGATGTTCCATTATCTGGCGGCGGCCTGGCCAGCGTTTCGGCGGCAATAG
- the uvrC gene encoding excinuclease ABC subunit UvrC — MTFDPKAFLRTLTTLPGVYRMLGEDGQMLYVGKARNLKQRVSSYFRENQTSAKIRSLVSQIHAIEVTVTHTEVEALILESVLIKKLQPRYNILLRDDKGYPYIHVSADAFPRLSLYRGAKRSPGRYFGPYPNANAVRDTLDLLQKIFRLRSCEDSFFRARARPCLQYQIKRCTAPCVGLVSNEAYERQLHDAVLFLEGRSGQVIEDLAQRMETLAAELKFEEAARCRDQIIELRRIQQRQHVEGERGDLDVVACALCDGAACVQVFVFREGRLLGNRAFFPTLPENEEPGAILSAFLGQYYLDKVIPAEVLLSHEPLDAPLLAQALQERAGRRVALIPHPRGERARWLELAQRNAEQALAAQWASQAGMRRRLAALQEALSVDHALSRLECFDISHTRGEAMVAACVVFGAEGPLKADYRRYNIEGIAPGDDYAALRQALTRRYSRLLEENGRLPDILFVDGGKGQLTEAGEMLEELQIAGVMPVGIAKGPERKPGLETLYLFNERRPVILSADSIALHLVQQIRDEAHRFAVTGHRQRRAKARTGSALDDISGIGPRRRQALLRQFGGVKQMTQAGIEDLSRVEGISAELAQRIYDAFHGDG, encoded by the coding sequence GTGACATTCGATCCGAAAGCCTTTCTCAGAACCCTGACCACCTTGCCCGGCGTCTATCGGATGCTGGGCGAAGATGGCCAGATGCTCTATGTCGGCAAGGCCCGCAATCTTAAACAGCGGGTTTCCAGTTATTTCCGGGAAAACCAGACCTCGGCTAAAATCCGGAGTCTGGTTTCACAGATTCATGCCATTGAAGTTACGGTGACCCACACCGAGGTCGAGGCGCTGATTCTGGAAAGCGTGTTGATCAAGAAATTGCAGCCTCGCTACAATATCCTGCTGCGCGACGATAAGGGTTACCCCTACATACATGTTTCCGCCGACGCATTTCCCCGTTTGTCGCTATATCGTGGCGCCAAACGCAGTCCAGGTCGGTATTTCGGACCCTATCCCAACGCCAACGCCGTGCGCGATACACTAGATCTGCTGCAGAAAATCTTTCGCTTGCGTTCGTGCGAAGACAGTTTTTTCCGCGCCCGCGCACGTCCCTGCCTGCAATACCAGATCAAGCGTTGCACCGCGCCCTGCGTGGGTTTGGTTAGCAACGAGGCTTACGAGCGCCAGTTGCATGACGCTGTATTGTTCCTGGAAGGTCGCAGCGGTCAGGTGATTGAAGACTTGGCGCAGCGTATGGAAACGCTGGCGGCTGAATTGAAATTCGAAGAAGCGGCGCGCTGTCGCGATCAGATTATTGAGTTGCGACGCATTCAACAGCGCCAGCATGTCGAAGGGGAACGCGGCGATCTGGATGTCGTGGCTTGCGCGTTGTGCGATGGCGCAGCCTGCGTACAAGTTTTTGTGTTTCGCGAGGGTCGTTTGCTGGGCAACCGAGCCTTTTTTCCGACGTTGCCGGAAAATGAGGAACCCGGCGCCATCCTGAGCGCCTTTCTAGGGCAGTATTATCTGGACAAGGTTATTCCCGCCGAGGTGCTACTGAGCCATGAACCGCTGGATGCGCCACTGCTCGCGCAGGCGCTCCAGGAGCGGGCAGGCCGACGAGTTGCGCTTATTCCGCATCCACGCGGCGAGCGGGCGCGTTGGCTGGAACTGGCGCAGCGCAACGCCGAACAGGCGTTGGCCGCGCAGTGGGCCAGTCAGGCGGGAATGCGCCGCCGTTTAGCGGCGTTGCAGGAAGCGCTGAGCGTCGATCATGCACTGTCGCGCCTGGAATGCTTTGACATCAGCCATACCCGTGGCGAGGCAATGGTTGCCGCCTGCGTCGTTTTTGGCGCCGAAGGTCCCCTCAAGGCGGATTATCGCCGCTACAATATTGAAGGAATCGCGCCCGGCGATGATTACGCAGCCTTGCGTCAGGCCCTGACCCGGCGTTATTCCCGATTGCTTGAGGAAAATGGACGCTTACCTGATATTCTTTTTGTGGACGGAGGCAAGGGACAATTAACCGAGGCGGGTGAAATGCTGGAAGAGCTGCAAATAGCGGGGGTCATGCCGGTCGGTATCGCCAAGGGGCCGGAGCGTAAACCGGGCCTAGAGACGCTCTATCTGTTCAATGAACGCCGTCCGGTGATTTTATCCGCCGACTCGATTGCCCTGCATCTGGTTCAACAAATCCGCGATGAAGCGCATCGCTTTGCAGTCACCGGTCATCGTCAGCGGCGCGCCAAAGCACGGACTGGGTCGGCGCTGGATGATATTTCCGGGATTGGTCCCCGCCGGCGACAAGCCTTGTTGAGACAATTCGGCGGCGTGAAACAGATGACGCAAGCTGGCATCGAGGATCTTTCCCGGGTAGAGGGCATTAGTGCGGAGTTGGCTCAGCGGATTTATGACGCCTTCCATGGCGATGGTTGA
- a CDS encoding quinone-dependent dihydroorotate dehydrogenase — MSYHFLRTLLFQLDPENAHQWMSIFLRITPPFPLKTFFMRRVPAAPLQVMGLHFPNPVGLAAGLDKNGECIRTWEALGFGFIEIGTVTPRPQPGNPKPRMFRLPKAQALINRMGFNNRGVDYLVEQAQRTHFKGVLGINIGKNADTPVEQATEDYLIGLRKVYSWASYVAVNISSPNTPGLRDLQYGAALNRLLAALKAEQQRLADRYGRYVPLAIKIAPDLADVDLATVGQALLRHRMDAVIATNTTFSRVGVEHLPDSEETGGLSGAPLMARSTEVVRQLANILGGELPIIAAGGILSGADAAAKIAAGARLVQIYTGLIYRGPALIREAVEALREQSGQKSC; from the coding sequence ATGTCTTATCATTTTCTGCGCACGCTATTGTTTCAACTTGATCCTGAAAATGCTCACCAGTGGATGAGCATTTTTTTGCGTATCACGCCCCCGTTTCCTCTGAAAACATTCTTCATGCGCCGCGTTCCCGCCGCGCCGCTGCAGGTAATGGGACTACACTTTCCAAATCCAGTCGGGTTAGCGGCAGGTCTGGACAAGAACGGTGAGTGCATCAGGACCTGGGAAGCGCTGGGCTTCGGCTTTATTGAGATCGGAACCGTGACGCCTCGTCCGCAGCCCGGCAACCCGAAACCTCGCATGTTCCGGTTGCCAAAGGCCCAAGCATTGATCAACCGCATGGGTTTCAATAACCGGGGCGTTGATTATTTAGTGGAACAGGCGCAGCGGACCCATTTCAAGGGCGTGCTGGGAATCAACATTGGCAAGAATGCCGATACGCCTGTTGAACAGGCAACCGAGGATTATTTGATCGGTCTGCGCAAGGTCTATTCCTGGGCCAGTTACGTCGCCGTCAACATTTCTTCACCCAATACCCCCGGCTTGCGCGATCTGCAGTATGGCGCGGCGCTTAACCGGTTGTTGGCCGCTTTGAAAGCGGAACAGCAGCGCCTGGCGGATCGCTATGGTCGTTATGTCCCCTTGGCGATAAAAATTGCGCCGGATCTGGCCGATGTAGACTTGGCCACCGTAGGGCAGGCGTTGCTCCGTCATCGAATGGATGCGGTGATTGCCACTAATACGACTTTTTCCCGCGTTGGAGTCGAGCACCTACCTGACTCCGAGGAAACGGGTGGTCTGAGCGGTGCGCCTTTGATGGCGCGCTCTACCGAAGTCGTCCGGCAATTAGCGAACATTCTCGGCGGCGAGCTGCCAATCATTGCTGCTGGCGGCATTCTGAGCGGGGCCGATGCAGCGGCCAAGATTGCGGCGGGCGCCCGTCTGGTACAGATTTATACGGGTCTAATTTATCGAGGGCCGGCATTGATCCGGGAAGCCGTTGAGGCGTTGCGTGAGCAGTCCGGGCAGAAATCATGTTAA
- the gltX gene encoding glutamate--tRNA ligase translates to MIKTRFAPSPTGYLHIGGARTALFSWLHARHHGGVFVLRIEDTDLERSTPEAVNAILEGMNWLGLDYDEGPFYQTQRFDRYREVLQGLLREGLAYYCYCTREELEALRSEQMIRKEKPRYDGRYRNYQGPPREGVEPVVRFRNPLEGEVVVEDLIRGNIVFKNAELDDLIIARADGTPTYNFCVVVDDMDMGITHVIRGDDHINNTPRQINILRALGAPIPQYGHVPMIQGPDGQKLSKRHGAASVMEYRDLGYLPEAVLNYLVRLGWSHGDQEIFSLDEMIELFDLSHCNKAPSAINPSKLIWLNKHYLKTLDPVHVARHLSWQIGQLGVDPSEGPHLTEVVAAFAERSDTLKDMAQAALFLYRDFADYDAKAASKNLTVAAEAPLRQMHETLAALPEWRAGDIHEAVKQVAETCGLALGKVAQPLRVAVSGAAVSPPIDVTLKLLGRSKTLARVARALGSIGQRTGGN, encoded by the coding sequence ATGATCAAGACCCGTTTTGCCCCCAGTCCCACGGGGTATCTGCACATCGGCGGCGCGCGCACGGCGCTGTTTTCCTGGTTGCATGCCCGTCATCACGGCGGCGTTTTCGTCCTGCGCATTGAGGATACGGATCTGGAGCGTTCCACGCCGGAAGCGGTCAACGCCATTCTGGAAGGTATGAACTGGCTGGGACTGGATTATGATGAGGGGCCGTTCTACCAGACGCAACGCTTTGACCGTTACCGCGAGGTGTTGCAAGGTTTGCTACGCGAAGGTCTGGCTTATTACTGCTACTGCACACGGGAAGAATTGGAAGCATTGCGCAGCGAGCAAATGATTCGTAAGGAAAAGCCGCGCTATGACGGTCGCTATCGCAATTATCAGGGGCCGCCCCGCGAGGGGGTGGAGCCGGTAGTGCGCTTCAGAAATCCCCTGGAGGGCGAGGTCGTGGTCGAAGATTTAATTCGCGGCAATATCGTATTCAAGAATGCCGAACTCGATGATCTGATTATCGCTCGCGCCGACGGCACGCCGACCTACAACTTCTGCGTGGTGGTGGATGACATGGATATGGGCATCACTCATGTCATTCGCGGTGATGATCACATTAACAATACGCCGCGACAAATTAACATTCTCAGAGCATTGGGTGCGCCCATTCCCCAATACGGCCATGTGCCGATGATTCAGGGGCCGGACGGCCAAAAATTGTCCAAACGGCATGGCGCGGCCAGCGTGATGGAATATCGCGACCTGGGTTATCTTCCGGAAGCGGTGTTGAATTATCTGGTGCGTCTGGGCTGGTCCCACGGCGATCAGGAAATTTTCTCACTGGACGAGATGATTGAGCTTTTTGATCTGAGCCACTGCAACAAGGCGCCCTCGGCGATCAATCCATCCAAACTGATCTGGCTGAATAAGCATTACTTGAAGACGCTGGATCCGGTGCATGTTGCCCGGCATTTAAGCTGGCAGATCGGTCAATTGGGCGTTGATCCGAGTGAAGGGCCGCATTTAACTGAGGTAGTAGCCGCGTTCGCTGAGCGTTCTGATACGCTGAAAGATATGGCGCAAGCGGCGTTGTTTTTGTATCGAGACTTTGCAGATTACGATGCGAAAGCCGCCAGCAAAAATCTGACTGTCGCTGCCGAGGCGCCTTTGCGGCAGATGCATGAGACGCTGGCGGCTTTGCCGGAATGGCGGGCTGGGGACATTCATGAAGCCGTCAAACAGGTTGCCGAAACCTGCGGACTAGCGCTGGGTAAGGTAGCGCAGCCGTTGCGGGTCGCGGTATCGGGTGCTGCAGTGTCGCCGCCGATCGATGTGACTTTGAAGTTATTGGGTCGGTCAAAAACCCTGGCGCGAGTTGCGCGGGCCTTGGGGTCTATTGGCCAACGGACTGGCGGGAATTAA